The Tistrella mobilis genome window below encodes:
- a CDS encoding metal ABC transporter ATP-binding protein, producing the protein MMSPAAAGRLSPISVPGPQVVCTGLTLGYGTGRPAVEGLSLTLAPGSLTAIAGPNGAGKSTLLKALTGQLSPQAGRIDLGGVGRRALGYLPQQTEIDRSFPIRVAEMAAMGLWQRLGPFRAIGRRQGAAVLQALETVGIADLAGRPIAALSGGQMQRLLFARLLLQDARLILLDEPFAAIDEATAAELIQVIRGWHEEGRTVLAVLHDLDVIRAHFPDCLLIAGRIIAAGPTHRVLTAGNLSRARQS; encoded by the coding sequence ATGATGTCGCCTGCCGCCGCCGGGCGGCTCTCTCCCATATCTGTGCCGGGGCCGCAGGTCGTGTGCACCGGGCTGACCCTCGGCTACGGAACCGGCCGGCCGGCCGTGGAGGGGCTGAGCCTGACGCTCGCCCCCGGCAGCCTGACCGCCATCGCGGGGCCGAACGGGGCCGGCAAATCCACCCTGCTCAAGGCCCTGACCGGGCAGCTTTCCCCGCAGGCGGGGCGCATCGACCTCGGCGGGGTCGGCCGGCGCGCCCTCGGCTACCTGCCCCAGCAGACCGAGATCGACCGCAGCTTTCCGATCCGTGTGGCCGAGATGGCGGCGATGGGGCTCTGGCAGCGGCTGGGACCATTCCGGGCGATCGGCCGGCGGCAGGGGGCGGCGGTGCTGCAGGCGCTTGAGACCGTGGGCATCGCCGATCTGGCGGGCCGGCCGATCGCCGCACTGTCGGGCGGGCAGATGCAGCGCCTGCTCTTCGCCCGGCTGCTGCTTCAGGACGCCCGGCTGATCCTGCTCGACGAGCCCTTTGCCGCGATCGACGAGGCGACGGCGGCCGAGCTGATCCAGGTGATCCGCGGCTGGCATGAAGAGGGCCGCACCGTGCTGGCGGTGCTCCACGATCTGGATGTGATCCGCGCGCATTTCCCCGACTGCCTGCTGATCGCAGGACGGATCATCGCCGCCGGCCCCACCCATCGCGTGCTGACGGCCGGGAATCTCTCCCGGGCGCGGCAGAGCTGA
- a CDS encoding metal ABC transporter permease → MIHDLLIGPFADYAFMRRALAGCLALAFGATPIGVFLTQRRMSLTGDAMSHAILPGAAIGYLAAGLSLAWMTLGGLIAGLVVAVLSGLVARRTGGREDESLAAFYLLSLAVGVLIVSLRGSNVDLLHVLFGSVLALDDAALYLLSGIASVSMLTLAVIWRPLVLECVDPGFLRAVGRSSPMAHYGLLVLSVLNLVGGFHALGTLMSVGIMILPAAAARFLAPHGLLPRILVAVAIAFLSGVVGLLLSYHLGLPSGPAIILAAGVCYLAALLAAPAGARRRLFPDPSPRTERTVS, encoded by the coding sequence ATGATCCACGACCTGCTGATCGGCCCCTTTGCCGACTATGCCTTCATGCGCCGTGCGCTGGCCGGCTGTCTGGCGCTGGCCTTCGGGGCGACGCCGATCGGCGTGTTCCTGACCCAGCGGCGGATGAGCCTGACCGGCGACGCCATGTCCCATGCCATCCTGCCCGGGGCGGCGATCGGCTATCTGGCCGCCGGGCTGTCGCTCGCCTGGATGACCCTGGGCGGTCTGATCGCCGGGCTGGTGGTGGCGGTGCTGTCGGGGCTGGTCGCCCGCCGCACCGGCGGGCGCGAGGATGAAAGCCTGGCCGCCTTCTACCTGCTGTCGCTGGCGGTGGGCGTGCTGATCGTGTCGCTGCGCGGCAGCAATGTCGATCTGCTGCATGTGCTGTTCGGATCGGTGCTGGCGCTGGACGATGCGGCGCTGTACCTGCTCTCAGGGATCGCCTCGGTGTCGATGCTGACCCTGGCGGTGATCTGGCGGCCGCTGGTGCTGGAATGCGTCGACCCCGGTTTCCTGCGCGCGGTGGGCCGCTCCAGCCCCATGGCCCATTACGGGCTGCTGGTGCTGTCGGTGCTGAATCTGGTGGGCGGCTTCCATGCCCTGGGGACGCTGATGTCGGTGGGGATCATGATCCTGCCGGCTGCCGCGGCACGCTTCCTGGCCCCCCATGGCCTGCTGCCCCGGATCCTGGTCGCGGTGGCGATCGCCTTCCTCTCTGGGGTGGTCGGGCTGCTGCTCTCCTATCATCTGGGCCTGCCTTCCGGCCCTGCGATCATTCTGGCGGCCGGCGTCTGCTATCTGGCGGCGCTGCTGGCCGCCCCTGCCGGCGCGCGCCGCCGGCTCTTCCCGGACCCTTCCCCCCGGACAGAAAGGACCGTCTCATGA
- a CDS encoding NADH:flavin oxidoreductase/NADH oxidase: MSDKPAAATPASAPASTPVPSAIPAPGRDPQLFKPISFRSVTARNRIMIAPMCQYSVPDGLVGDWHLAHLGGFAKGGAGIVFAEATGVLPEGRITPWCPGLWSDAQEAAFARVVDFVAGQGAVPAIQLAHAGRKASTDAPWRGGGLLGPDQGGWQPVGPTDATFSPAHAVPAALTEDGIRRIADAFAASTARARRAGFRIIEVHGAHGYLLHSFLSPLSNTRDDAFGGDADRRMAALMLVLDAVRSEWPAELPLFLRLSCSDWVEGGLDIAASVEIAKRVKARGDVDLIDCSSGGGDPRQKLRAYPGYQVPFAEAIRREAGIATAAVGLITQPEHAEEIIANGRADLVALARVTLGDPHWPLRAAKALGAELPWPDQYARGILQL; encoded by the coding sequence ATGTCCGACAAGCCTGCCGCCGCCACCCCCGCTTCTGCGCCTGCATCCACGCCTGTGCCGAGTGCCATTCCGGCGCCCGGGCGGGATCCGCAGCTGTTCAAGCCGATCAGCTTCCGCAGCGTCACCGCGCGCAACCGGATCATGATTGCGCCGATGTGCCAGTACAGCGTGCCGGACGGGCTGGTGGGGGACTGGCATCTGGCGCATCTGGGCGGCTTCGCCAAGGGCGGGGCCGGGATCGTCTTTGCCGAGGCGACCGGTGTGCTGCCCGAGGGGCGGATCACGCCCTGGTGCCCGGGGCTGTGGTCGGATGCGCAGGAAGCGGCCTTCGCCCGCGTGGTCGATTTCGTGGCCGGGCAGGGCGCGGTGCCGGCGATCCAGCTGGCCCATGCCGGCCGCAAGGCGTCAACCGATGCGCCCTGGCGGGGCGGCGGGCTGCTCGGCCCCGATCAGGGCGGCTGGCAGCCGGTGGGGCCGACCGATGCCACCTTCTCGCCCGCCCATGCGGTGCCCGCGGCGTTGACCGAAGACGGCATCCGCCGCATCGCCGATGCCTTCGCGGCTTCCACCGCGCGGGCCCGCCGGGCCGGATTCCGGATCATCGAGGTCCATGGCGCCCATGGCTATCTGCTGCATTCCTTCCTGAGCCCCTTGTCCAACACCCGCGACGATGCCTTCGGGGGTGATGCCGACCGGCGGATGGCGGCGCTGATGCTGGTGCTGGATGCCGTGCGGTCCGAATGGCCGGCGGAGCTGCCGCTGTTCCTGCGGCTCTCCTGTTCCGACTGGGTCGAGGGCGGGCTCGATATCGCGGCTTCGGTCGAGATCGCGAAGCGGGTCAAGGCGCGCGGCGACGTCGATCTTATCGATTGTTCCTCGGGGGGCGGCGATCCGCGCCAGAAGCTGCGCGCCTATCCCGGCTATCAGGTGCCCTTCGCCGAGGCGATCCGGCGCGAGGCGGGCATCGCCACCGCTGCCGTCGGGCTGATCACCCAGCCCGAACATGCCGAGGAGATCATCGCCAATGGCCGTGCCGATCTGGTCGCGCTGGCCCGCGTGACCCTGGGCGACCCGCATTGGCCGCTCCGCGCCGCCAAGGCGCTGGGGGCGGAGCTGCCCTGGCCCGACCAGTACGCCCGCGGCATCCTTCAGCTCTGA
- a CDS encoding DUF2848 domain-containing protein, which translates to MSVISLDTTEGTRRIDVTELVIAGWAGRDRHHVEEHIRELEAIGVPRPSRVPLFYRLSAQMLTQDETIEVLGPDSSGEAEAVLVGDADGTIWVTVGSDHTDRRVEAYSVAVSKQMCPKPVARDAWRFDEVAPHWDRLILRSRAVFGTEAVLYQEGPVNGLLDPRELVRDYNAGREGLAPGQAMLCGTLAVIGGIRPADAFEVQLEDPVLGRRITHRYTPKILPVVA; encoded by the coding sequence ATGTCCGTCATCAGCCTCGACACCACCGAAGGCACCCGCCGGATCGACGTTACCGAGCTGGTCATCGCCGGCTGGGCCGGCCGCGACCGCCATCATGTGGAAGAACATATCCGCGAGCTGGAGGCGATCGGCGTGCCGCGCCCGTCCAGGGTGCCGCTGTTCTACCGGCTCTCGGCCCAGATGCTGACCCAGGACGAGACCATCGAGGTTCTGGGCCCCGACAGCTCGGGCGAGGCCGAGGCGGTGCTGGTCGGCGATGCCGACGGCACGATCTGGGTGACGGTCGGCTCCGATCATACCGACCGGCGGGTGGAGGCCTATTCGGTCGCCGTGTCCAAGCAGATGTGCCCCAAGCCGGTCGCCCGCGACGCCTGGCGCTTTGACGAGGTCGCCCCGCATTGGGACCGGCTGATCCTGCGCTCCCGCGCTGTCTTCGGCACCGAGGCGGTGCTTTATCAGGAAGGTCCGGTGAACGGATTGCTTGACCCGCGGGAGCTGGTTCGGGACTACAATGCCGGCCGGGAGGGTCTGGCCCCCGGCCAGGCGATGCTCTGCGGCACGCTCGCGGTCATCGGCGGCATCCGCCCGGCCGACGCTTTCGAGGTCCAGTTGGAGGACCCCGTGCTTGGCCGGCGGATCACGCACCGCTATACCCCGAAGATCCTGCCCGTGGTCGCCTGA
- a CDS encoding putative hydro-lyase encodes MAAGIRHAATGELCSDRADPAMCRAEIRSGAFTGQTAGLAPGFVQGNVIILPASHAADFLRFAQANPKPCPLLAVGEPGDPMLPGLGADIDIRSDVPRYRVFRDGVAAAEEPTDIGDLWQDDFVTFVIGCSFSFEEALIQDGLEVRHVALGRNVPMYRSSIPLNPAGRFGGGMVVSMRPFRAADAIRAIQVTSRFPAVHGAPVHLGDPAEIGIANPARADFGDDPVMEEGEIPVFWACGVTPQVAVEAAKPPIAIAHAPGHMLITDLRNARLAVI; translated from the coding sequence ATGGCGGCAGGCATCAGGCATGCGGCGACGGGAGAGCTGTGTTCGGATCGGGCCGACCCGGCGATGTGCCGGGCAGAGATCCGCAGTGGCGCCTTCACCGGGCAGACCGCAGGGCTCGCCCCCGGCTTCGTGCAGGGCAATGTGATCATCCTGCCCGCATCCCATGCCGCGGATTTCCTGCGTTTCGCCCAGGCCAACCCCAAGCCCTGCCCGCTGCTGGCGGTGGGCGAGCCGGGCGATCCGATGCTGCCCGGGCTTGGCGCCGATATCGACATCCGCAGCGACGTGCCGCGCTATCGCGTGTTTCGCGATGGCGTCGCCGCGGCGGAGGAACCCACCGATATCGGCGATCTCTGGCAGGATGATTTCGTCACCTTCGTGATCGGCTGCTCCTTCTCGTTCGAAGAGGCGCTGATCCAGGACGGGCTGGAGGTGCGCCATGTCGCCCTCGGCCGCAATGTGCCGATGTATCGCAGCTCCATTCCGCTCAACCCCGCCGGCCGTTTCGGCGGCGGCATGGTGGTGTCGATGCGGCCGTTCCGGGCGGCGGATGCCATCCGGGCGATCCAGGTCACCAGCCGCTTTCCGGCGGTGCACGGCGCGCCGGTGCATCTGGGTGATCCGGCGGAGATCGGTATCGCCAACCCGGCCCGCGCCGATTTCGGCGACGATCCGGTGATGGAAGAGGGGGAGATTCCGGTCTTCTGGGCCTGCGGCGTCACGCCCCAGGTGGCGGTGGAAGCGGCGAAGCCGCCGATCGCCATTGCCCATGCCCCCGGACATATGCTGATCACCGATCTGCGCAATGCGCGGCTGGCGGTGATCTGA
- a CDS encoding amidase: MTYPTPLSRIAAGFNDGSVSALKLAETALARIHDEGFAPGAQIFTRVYDAGARAEAMAADRRRAAGLAQGPLAGLPISIKDLFDVAGETTMAGSVVMKDAAPAMADAPIVARLRAAGAVITGKTNMTEFAFSGVGLNPHYGTPGNVFDPERIPGGSSAGAGISVVKGMAAAAIGTDTGGSIRIPANFAGIVGFKPSQARVPLEGALPLSSTQDSIGPLAPTVACCALVDAVLAGEAPRILRPRAPETLTFAVARGLPMEGVDEQVANAYDAALKRLRDAGVRLIELELPEIAEVPQLNAAGGFSAAESWAWHRAIIQTGAGRYDPRVLSRIRRGEAMGAADYIDLIKRRRRMVAAADLALRPFDALLMPTVPIVPPRIADLADDADYTRLNLLVLRNPTFGNVLDLCGVTLPIAEPGALPAGLMLLGRNGADHDLLDVAAGVEALVVRTRAA; the protein is encoded by the coding sequence ATGACCTATCCGACCCCTCTCTCCCGGATCGCGGCCGGGTTCAACGACGGCAGCGTCTCGGCCCTGAAGCTGGCCGAGACCGCGCTCGCCCGCATTCATGACGAGGGGTTCGCGCCGGGCGCGCAGATCTTCACCCGCGTCTATGATGCGGGGGCGCGCGCCGAGGCGATGGCCGCCGACCGCCGTCGTGCGGCCGGGCTGGCCCAGGGGCCGCTGGCCGGCCTGCCGATCTCGATCAAGGATCTGTTCGACGTGGCGGGCGAGACCACCATGGCGGGCTCGGTGGTGATGAAGGATGCCGCCCCGGCCATGGCCGATGCCCCGATCGTGGCCCGGCTGCGCGCGGCCGGCGCGGTGATCACCGGCAAGACCAACATGACCGAATTCGCCTTCTCGGGCGTGGGGCTCAACCCGCATTACGGCACGCCCGGCAATGTCTTCGATCCCGAACGCATCCCCGGCGGTTCGTCGGCGGGTGCCGGCATTTCGGTGGTGAAGGGCATGGCGGCGGCGGCCATCGGCACCGACACCGGCGGCTCGATCCGCATCCCGGCCAATTTCGCCGGCATCGTCGGCTTCAAGCCCTCGCAGGCGCGGGTGCCGCTGGAAGGCGCGCTGCCGCTGTCGTCCACCCAGGATTCGATCGGCCCGCTGGCCCCCACCGTCGCCTGCTGCGCGCTGGTCGATGCCGTGCTGGCGGGCGAGGCGCCGCGCATCCTGCGGCCCCGTGCGCCCGAAACGCTCACCTTCGCCGTGGCCCGTGGCCTGCCGATGGAGGGTGTCGACGAGCAGGTCGCCAATGCCTATGACGCGGCCTTGAAGCGGCTGCGCGATGCCGGCGTCCGGCTGATCGAGCTGGAACTGCCCGAGATCGCCGAGGTGCCGCAGCTGAACGCGGCCGGCGGTTTCTCGGCAGCCGAAAGCTGGGCCTGGCACCGCGCGATCATCCAGACCGGCGCCGGGCGCTATGATCCGCGGGTGCTGTCGCGCATCCGCCGGGGCGAGGCGATGGGGGCGGCCGATTACATCGACCTGATCAAGCGCCGCCGCCGGATGGTCGCCGCCGCCGATCTGGCGCTCCGCCCCTTCGACGCGCTGCTGATGCCGACCGTGCCGATCGTGCCGCCGCGGATTGCGGATCTGGCCGATGATGCCGATTACACCCGGCTGAACCTGCTGGTGCTGCGCAACCCGACCTTCGGCAATGTGCTCGACCTCTGCGGCGTCACCCTGCCGATCGCAGAGCCGGGCGCGCTGCCGGCCGGGCTGATGCTGCTGGGCCGCAACGGCGCCGATCACGACCTGCTCGACGTGGCGGCCGGTGTGGAGGCGCTGGTCGTCCGCACCCGCGCCGCCTGA
- a CDS encoding TRAP transporter small permease subunit, which produces MTRTAPTGPLVRTLDCLLGISTRISRAGVWACGALLFAAVAMIVIEIVLRAFGSSLHGAHELSGYVLAIVTSWGLAWALIEKAHIRIDVIYMRVGPRLRTVLDLIAILMMALFVVVLLSQVWELVAGTLKRGSTANTPLQTPLWIPQMLWMAGLVWFAFTVFVLAARTVLGALTGDRDAVARVWGNRSIEEEIAENDHSTRG; this is translated from the coding sequence ATGACCAGAACCGCCCCTACCGGTCCGCTCGTCCGAACCCTCGATTGCCTTCTGGGCATATCGACCAGGATCAGCCGGGCAGGGGTCTGGGCCTGCGGCGCGCTGCTGTTTGCCGCCGTGGCGATGATCGTGATCGAGATCGTGCTCCGGGCCTTCGGCTCGTCGCTGCACGGCGCACATGAACTCTCGGGCTATGTGCTGGCCATCGTCACCTCCTGGGGGCTGGCCTGGGCGCTGATTGAAAAGGCGCATATCCGGATCGATGTGATTTACATGCGGGTCGGGCCACGGCTGCGGACCGTGCTCGACCTGATCGCGATCCTGATGATGGCGCTGTTCGTGGTGGTGCTGCTCTCCCAGGTCTGGGAACTGGTCGCCGGCACGCTGAAGCGCGGTTCCACCGCCAACACGCCGCTGCAGACCCCGCTCTGGATCCCGCAGATGCTGTGGATGGCGGGCCTGGTCTGGTTCGCCTTCACGGTCTTCGTGCTGGCCGCCCGCACCGTGCTCGGCGCATTGACCGGCGACCGCGATGCCGTGGCCCGCGTCTGGGGCAATCGCAGCATCGAGGAAGAGATCGCGGAGAACGACCACTCGACGCGCGGCTGA
- a CDS encoding TRAP transporter large permease, whose translation MLGIALVVLLVLLLLSVPIAATLVGLGLFLDQTFSFFPLYKAMGEVFWSASNSFLLIAVPLFVLLGEILVRAGIAGRTYAALDKWLSWMPGGLLHANIGTATLFSATSGSSVATAATVGSVAMPQARALGYDDRLFAGSIAAGGTLGIMIPPSINLIVYGFLTETSIPRLFLAGLVPGLLLAALFMATAAITCTLRPELGGPRRPARWSERLRALPDLLPVLGLFAVIVGSIYAGWATPTEAAALGVVAALALSIANRTFNLRMLKEAVESAVKTTAMIMLIIISAYFLNFVLAGAGVTRQLAALIDGLGFGAYGMLACIILLYIILGFFIETLSLMVITIPIVAPVVIALGFDPIWFGVLLILMIEMALITPPVGLNLYVVQGVGGGISLNRVMTGALPFVAAMLVMALLLVLFPDIALYLPGAMAG comes from the coding sequence GTGCTCGGCATCGCCCTTGTCGTCCTGCTCGTCCTGCTTCTGCTCAGCGTGCCCATCGCGGCCACACTGGTCGGCCTCGGCCTGTTTCTCGACCAGACCTTCTCGTTCTTCCCGCTCTACAAGGCGATGGGCGAGGTGTTCTGGAGCGCGAGCAACAGCTTCCTGCTGATCGCGGTGCCGCTTTTCGTGCTGCTGGGAGAGATCCTGGTCCGGGCCGGCATCGCCGGGCGCACCTATGCGGCGCTCGACAAATGGCTGTCCTGGATGCCGGGGGGGCTGCTCCACGCCAATATCGGCACGGCGACGCTGTTCTCGGCCACGTCGGGCTCGTCGGTCGCCACCGCGGCGACCGTGGGTTCGGTCGCCATGCCGCAGGCCAGGGCGCTCGGCTATGACGACCGGCTGTTCGCAGGCTCGATCGCGGCCGGCGGCACGCTCGGCATCATGATCCCGCCCTCGATCAACCTGATCGTCTACGGCTTCCTGACCGAGACCTCCATCCCGCGCCTGTTCCTGGCCGGCCTCGTCCCCGGCCTGCTGCTCGCTGCCCTGTTCATGGCGACTGCTGCCATCACCTGCACGCTCCGCCCCGAGCTTGGCGGCCCCCGCCGGCCGGCGCGCTGGTCGGAACGGCTCCGGGCGCTGCCCGACCTGCTGCCCGTGCTGGGCCTGTTCGCGGTGATCGTGGGCTCGATCTATGCCGGCTGGGCGACGCCGACCGAGGCGGCGGCGCTGGGTGTGGTTGCGGCACTTGCGCTCTCGATCGCCAACCGCACCTTCAATCTGCGCATGCTGAAAGAGGCGGTTGAAAGCGCGGTCAAGACCACCGCGATGATCATGCTGATCATCATATCGGCCTATTTCCTCAACTTCGTGCTGGCCGGCGCCGGCGTCACCCGCCAGCTGGCCGCCCTGATCGACGGGCTGGGCTTCGGCGCCTATGGCATGCTCGCCTGCATCATCCTGCTCTACATCATCCTCGGCTTCTTCATCGAGACCCTGTCGCTGATGGTGATCACCATCCCGATCGTCGCCCCGGTGGTGATCGCCCTCGGCTTCGACCCGATCTGGTTCGGCGTGCTGCTGATTCTGATGATCGAAATGGCGCTGATCACGCCGCCGGTCGGGCTCAACCTCTATGTCGTCCAGGGTGTGGGCGGGGGAATCTCGCTCAACCGGGTGATGACCGGCGCCTTGCCCTTCGTCGCCGCCATGCTGGTGATGGCGTTGCTGCTGGTGCTCTTCCCCGACATCGCCCTCTATCTGCCGGGGGCCATGGCGGGCTGA
- a CDS encoding TRAP transporter substrate-binding protein, translated as MTSISKALLAGVALPAATLALLAVPASAADIPPAKLSFVGSWSGLSLHKNFEKPFWSETLPADSKGAVEVQVTTFDQMGLAGAEVYRLLSRGVFTIGATVADYSIEDAPEIEGLDMPMIAPGVADAKKVVEAYRPTLNEAFGKRFNAEILAVVPYPSQIVFCNAPIASLADLKGKKVRASGRTTAEFLNAVGAEGITLAFSEVPAALQRKVVDCAVTGSLSGYSSGWHEVSTHLLPMPLGGWDYVVTAVNKDKWAEVDPATQKFIQHEIATKFETPVWNAAVGETVEGIACLTGKGNCTRGATGKMTLVQVTDGDRDLARKVLTETILPGWAGRVDPAVVTAWNGSVGAVTGLTAAKK; from the coding sequence ATGACCAGCATCAGCAAGGCCCTTCTCGCCGGCGTGGCACTTCCGGCGGCAACCCTCGCCCTTCTGGCGGTGCCGGCGTCGGCTGCCGACATCCCGCCCGCCAAGCTCAGCTTCGTTGGCAGCTGGAGCGGGCTCAGCCTGCACAAGAATTTCGAGAAGCCGTTCTGGTCCGAGACCCTGCCTGCCGACAGCAAGGGCGCCGTCGAGGTTCAGGTCACCACCTTCGACCAGATGGGCCTGGCGGGGGCCGAGGTCTACCGCCTGCTGTCGCGCGGCGTGTTCACCATCGGTGCCACCGTCGCCGACTACTCGATCGAGGATGCGCCCGAGATCGAAGGCCTGGACATGCCGATGATCGCGCCGGGTGTCGCCGATGCGAAGAAGGTGGTGGAGGCCTATCGCCCGACCCTGAACGAGGCCTTCGGCAAGCGCTTCAACGCCGAAATCCTGGCGGTCGTGCCCTATCCCAGCCAGATCGTGTTCTGCAACGCGCCGATCGCAAGCCTGGCCGATCTGAAGGGCAAGAAGGTCCGCGCCAGCGGCCGCACCACCGCCGAATTCCTGAACGCCGTCGGTGCCGAGGGCATCACGCTCGCCTTCTCGGAAGTGCCGGCCGCCCTTCAGCGCAAGGTGGTCGACTGCGCCGTCACCGGCTCGCTGTCGGGCTACAGCTCGGGCTGGCACGAGGTCTCGACCCATCTTCTGCCCATGCCGCTCGGCGGCTGGGACTATGTCGTGACCGCGGTCAACAAGGACAAATGGGCCGAGGTCGACCCGGCGACGCAGAAGTTCATCCAGCACGAGATCGCGACCAAGTTCGAGACCCCGGTCTGGAACGCCGCCGTGGGCGAGACCGTCGAAGGCATCGCCTGCCTCACCGGCAAGGGCAACTGCACCCGCGGCGCAACCGGCAAGATGACCCTGGTTCAGGTGACCGACGGCGACCGCGATCTGGCCCGCAAGGTGCTGACCGAGACCATCCTGCCCGGCTGGGCCGGCCGCGTCGATCCGGCGGTGGTCACGGCCTGGAACGGCAGCGTGGGGGCGGTCACCGGCCTGACGGCGGCGAAGAAGTGA